One region of Bacillota bacterium genomic DNA includes:
- a CDS encoding ABC transporter substrate-binding protein, whose protein sequence is MRVGKAVALVLVVGLVILAIAGCGGGGGSAGKTIKIGAFYPLTGPNAIKGQFNRNGTELAVRDINAAGGVLGKRIEVLYEDTQGRKENVVNVVRKLVEQDKVVALLGEVASSVSIAAGPVVKQYKIPCIAPTSTNLRVVLDPEDPKSALVTVRWDPSAKLNPYYFRACFVDPVQGAALAQFAYDKLGKRTAAIYYNIAQDYNKGLAMVFKDQWLKLGGQIVAEETYPDGTQDFKPQLTNIKTASPEVLLIPNTYAENGLILKQARELGLSTVFLLGDASHAPRLIEVAGKEAAEGLYLSTLYAPDDPDPKAKAFAEKYRNAYHEDPNSNAAFSYEAMIVLAKAIQQAGKAEPQAIRDALEKISGVDVPTGTFTMDPSTHAPLDKPVVIITVKDGKFYFVDKVVPR, encoded by the coding sequence ATGCGCGTGGGTAAAGCCGTGGCCCTGGTGCTGGTGGTCGGCCTAGTGATCTTGGCGATCGCCGGTTGCGGCGGCGGAGGAGGATCAGCCGGCAAGACCATCAAGATAGGCGCCTTCTACCCGCTGACCGGCCCCAACGCCATCAAGGGTCAGTTCAACCGCAACGGGACGGAGCTGGCAGTGCGGGACATTAACGCTGCCGGCGGCGTGCTGGGGAAGAGAATCGAAGTTCTCTATGAGGATACGCAGGGCCGGAAGGAAAACGTGGTGAACGTGGTCCGCAAGCTGGTCGAGCAGGACAAAGTCGTGGCGCTGCTGGGGGAAGTGGCCAGCTCGGTGAGTATCGCCGCCGGCCCAGTCGTGAAGCAGTACAAGATACCGTGCATCGCTCCCACATCCACCAACCTGCGCGTGGTCCTGGACCCCGAAGATCCCAAGTCGGCGCTGGTCACGGTCAGGTGGGACCCCTCAGCCAAGCTGAACCCGTATTACTTCCGGGCCTGCTTCGTCGATCCCGTGCAGGGTGCCGCCCTGGCCCAATTCGCCTACGATAAGCTGGGCAAGCGCACTGCCGCCATCTACTACAACATAGCTCAGGACTATAACAAGGGCCTGGCCATGGTGTTCAAGGACCAGTGGCTGAAGCTGGGAGGCCAGATCGTCGCCGAAGAAACATATCCCGATGGAACGCAGGATTTCAAGCCGCAGCTCACCAACATCAAAACCGCCTCGCCCGAGGTCCTACTCATACCGAACACGTATGCCGAAAACGGCCTCATCCTCAAGCAGGCCAGGGAACTGGGGCTAAGCACCGTATTCCTGCTGGGCGATGCCAGCCATGCCCCGCGACTGATCGAAGTGGCCGGCAAGGAGGCCGCGGAGGGCCTGTACCTCTCCACCCTTTACGCCCCGGACGACCCGGACCCCAAGGCTAAAGCCTTCGCAGAAAAGTACCGTAACGCTTACCACGAAGACCCCAACTCCAACGCGGCCTTCTCGTACGAGGCCATGATTGTCCTGGCCAAAGCCATCCAGCAGGCGGGCAAGGCGGAGCCCCAGGCCATCCGGGACGCTCTGGAGAAAATCTCCGGCGTGGACGTGCCCACCGGCACCTTCACCATGGATCCTTCCACCCATGCCCCGCTCGACAAGCCCGTCGTTATCATCACGGTCAAGGACGGCAAATTCTACTTCGTCGACAAGGTAGTGCCAAGGTAA
- a CDS encoding DUF2089 domain-containing protein gives MEERVVPGRCPVCGEPLRAVRLYCPACATALEGRFRLCRFCLLSQEQRDFVEIFLRARGNLREVERELGISYPTVRARLEAVLTALGIPPARAGDEEEQAERVRRRQEVLDALEKGKITAEEAARLLAAI, from the coding sequence GTGGAGGAACGTGTTGTTCCTGGTCGTTGCCCCGTGTGTGGTGAGCCCTTGCGGGCGGTGCGCCTTTATTGCCCGGCCTGTGCCACGGCGCTGGAGGGGCGTTTCCGGCTGTGCCGGTTTTGCCTGCTCAGCCAGGAGCAGCGGGATTTCGTGGAGATATTCCTGCGTGCCCGCGGGAACCTGCGGGAAGTGGAGCGAGAACTGGGCATATCCTACCCCACCGTGAGGGCGCGCCTGGAGGCCGTCCTCACGGCGCTGGGTATTCCTCCCGCCCGGGCGGGGGACGAAGAGGAACAGGCAGAACGGGTGCGCCGCCGTCAGGAGGTGCTGGACGCCCTGGAGAAGGGCAAGATCACCGCCGAAGAGGCGGCCCGGCTGCTGGCCGCGATTTAA
- a CDS encoding DUF4097 family beta strand repeat-containing protein → MGDEERRLVLQMVAEGKITAEEGARLLEALAGGGKGGERREAGAGERVGERMEDLGKRIGERMEDVGERIGEHMEDMGERIGGKMAGMGAGIADGVMKLLEMFPWVGVEFSDSLTREGQFRGEGPWEVDVEFANGRLEVEGWDGPGWRLEVETRARGRETRNATDLVTVEAGDRSLKVRSARMFGGGYSVSGVVKLPPGEYVLRGTTSNGRMRARAIRCQVLDFDTSNGRIELDGVEGDRVELETSNGAIVARLSARKLVAVTSNGSIRVEPQDIEQDTYELRTSNGSIRLICPDREAGYRVDATTSLGGITVELPGLARQWAKGAAARATVKVATPGFEEKERRLDARLRTSNGSITVSTQGE, encoded by the coding sequence ATGGGGGACGAAGAGCGGCGGTTGGTTCTGCAGATGGTGGCCGAGGGCAAGATCACCGCGGAAGAGGGTGCCCGTCTGCTTGAGGCCCTGGCGGGCGGCGGCAAGGGAGGCGAGCGCCGGGAGGCGGGCGCGGGCGAACGGGTCGGCGAGCGGATGGAGGACCTGGGTAAACGCATTGGTGAAAGGATGGAGGACGTTGGCGAGCGCATTGGCGAGCACATGGAGGACATGGGTGAGCGGATCGGCGGGAAGATGGCGGGTATGGGTGCCGGCATCGCCGATGGCGTGATGAAGCTGCTGGAGATGTTCCCGTGGGTGGGGGTCGAGTTCAGCGACAGCCTGACCCGCGAGGGGCAGTTCCGGGGGGAAGGACCGTGGGAAGTGGATGTGGAGTTTGCCAACGGCAGGCTGGAAGTGGAAGGCTGGGACGGCCCCGGGTGGAGATTGGAGGTGGAGACCCGGGCCCGGGGGCGGGAAACCCGGAATGCCACCGACCTGGTAACCGTGGAGGCCGGGGACCGTTCCCTGAAAGTGCGTTCGGCGCGCATGTTCGGAGGCGGTTACTCGGTATCGGGGGTGGTCAAGCTTCCGCCGGGCGAGTATGTCCTGCGCGGCACCACCTCGAACGGGCGCATGAGGGCCCGTGCCATACGTTGCCAGGTCCTGGATTTCGACACTTCCAACGGCCGTATTGAGTTGGATGGTGTGGAAGGTGACCGGGTTGAACTGGAGACTTCCAATGGGGCCATCGTGGCACGGTTGTCGGCGCGGAAGCTGGTCGCCGTCACTTCCAACGGGAGCATCCGGGTGGAGCCCCAGGACATCGAGCAGGATACCTACGAACTCAGGACCTCAAACGGCAGCATCCGGCTGATCTGCCCGGACCGGGAGGCCGGTTACCGCGTCGATGCCACCACCTCCCTGGGCGGCATCACGGTCGAGTTGCCGGGGTTGGCCCGTCAATGGGCGAAGGGAGCGGCGGCACGGGCCACGGTGAAGGTGGCCACCCCCGGGTTCGAAGAGAAAGAGCGGCGCCTGGACGCCAGGCTGCGTACGTCAAATGGTTCTATTACCGTATCCACCCAGGGGGAGTAG
- a CDS encoding MFS transporter, producing MKRKLWAYWTLVQGGFYLMGSVVTPYLRSLGLDPGRIGLYQSVSGVAAVVGSLGGGAVGDRWGRREAILMARFLHLAGTAMLLVARRWDLLLAVAVLSGLSQMAGPAFSALVAGESQNSSRATFFGGLQTVAWLMGVGFPLLGGVIADRWGARVAMGASLPFFLAALVVASALRPSCPAGGAGGARVAPLYAEGGCRPGRGWGAWEGLWVPGMRSTVVGLMAGHLVSAVVNGVINLALPLWVQDYLGGGYTEIAGAGSAVALGSAITIFLGGKLADRYGRKKVGTFTLVWAGLGAAAFPLVKSIWHLYVLLFLICLAANAGGPAVSAMAAECVRPSVRATFSGLLQSLWWGGLAVGSALGGFLYARGLLPVWIAIVAGGAMQLLLWLTLVRETLGLEVTEPPSASGYQVASGVTEC from the coding sequence TTGAAGCGGAAGCTGTGGGCCTACTGGACCCTGGTGCAGGGCGGCTTTTACCTGATGGGATCGGTGGTCACGCCGTACCTCCGCTCCCTGGGCCTGGATCCGGGCCGGATCGGGCTGTACCAGTCCGTGAGCGGGGTGGCGGCTGTGGTTGGTTCCTTGGGCGGAGGAGCGGTGGGTGACCGCTGGGGCCGGCGGGAGGCCATCCTCATGGCCCGGTTCCTTCACCTTGCGGGAACGGCCATGCTGCTGGTGGCCCGGCGCTGGGATCTATTGCTGGCGGTGGCAGTCCTGAGCGGACTGAGCCAGATGGCCGGTCCTGCTTTCTCTGCTCTGGTGGCAGGGGAGAGCCAGAACTCCTCCCGGGCCACCTTTTTCGGGGGACTGCAGACTGTAGCCTGGCTCATGGGGGTGGGATTCCCCCTTCTGGGCGGGGTTATAGCTGACCGCTGGGGCGCGCGGGTGGCAATGGGGGCCTCCCTTCCCTTCTTCCTGGCCGCCCTGGTCGTGGCCTCGGCCCTGCGCCCATCATGTCCTGCCGGCGGAGCAGGTGGTGCACGGGTAGCCCCCCTTTACGCTGAGGGTGGCTGCCGGCCGGGCAGGGGGTGGGGGGCGTGGGAAGGTCTCTGGGTGCCCGGGATGCGGTCGACCGTCGTGGGGCTTATGGCCGGTCACCTTGTCAGTGCTGTGGTCAACGGTGTCATCAACCTAGCTCTGCCCCTCTGGGTGCAGGACTACCTGGGGGGAGGGTACACGGAGATCGCAGGGGCGGGCAGTGCGGTGGCCCTGGGGTCAGCCATCACCATCTTCCTGGGGGGCAAGTTGGCTGACCGGTACGGACGCAAGAAGGTGGGCACCTTCACCCTCGTTTGGGCGGGGCTGGGAGCCGCCGCCTTTCCCCTGGTGAAGAGCATATGGCATCTGTACGTCCTGCTGTTCCTTATCTGTCTGGCTGCGAACGCTGGCGGTCCGGCAGTGAGTGCCATGGCTGCCGAGTGCGTGCGGCCGTCGGTGCGGGCCACCTTTTCCGGCCTGCTGCAGAGCCTCTGGTGGGGCGGGCTGGCGGTGGGAAGTGCCCTGGGTGGTTTCCTGTACGCCCGGGGCTTGTTGCCGGTGTGGATAGCCATCGTGGCTGGCGGAGCTATGCAGTTGCTCCTCTGGCTGACGCTGGTCCGGGAGACCCTCGGGCTAGAAGTTACTGAGCCTCCGTCGGCTTCGGGCTACCAGGTGGCGTCCGGGGTTACTGAGTGTTAG
- a CDS encoding phage holin family protein, producing MKSLLRRWLLNAVGLLILPYIVAGIEVRGIWAAVLAAAVLGLVNALVRPFLLLLFLPLNLLTLGLFTLVLNALLLWLVAALVPGFSVSGFLAALVGALVLTVVSGLASWLVAS from the coding sequence TTGAAATCTCTCCTGCGGCGGTGGCTCTTGAATGCGGTGGGATTGCTCATCCTCCCTTACATCGTGGCAGGCATCGAGGTGCGGGGCATCTGGGCGGCGGTACTGGCCGCCGCGGTGCTGGGCCTGGTGAACGCCCTGGTGCGTCCCTTCCTCCTGCTCCTATTCCTGCCCCTCAACCTGCTCACCCTGGGGCTGTTCACCCTGGTACTGAATGCCTTGCTGCTCTGGCTGGTCGCGGCTCTGGTGCCCGGGTTCAGCGTATCCGGTTTTCTGGCTGCTCTGGTGGGGGCGCTGGTGCTGACCGTGGTGAGCGGCCTTGCCTCCTGGCTCGTGGCTTCCTGA
- a CDS encoding glucose-6-phosphate isomerase family protein: protein MAGVHLVQTGLPIRLGDGAQLFFNGGLPAVEPSRRSWEELRPVLKDPASCPAGTAYLMYRDICWPRDRERLEEHRLRYDLTVIPAARAGREPVRTHGHYHAPVPGADLTYPELYQVVHGQAWFLLQKPGRGGADEVVVVKARAGDYVLVPPGYGHVTINVGPVALVIANWVERHFPSSFSEMRARGGAAYHVLQGPGGLDLVPNPAYGEPVPLRVVDAFPIRSLALEDGHPSYPVGAGDPARLAFLVDPGRHREVLAQAWREGGLLP, encoded by the coding sequence GTGGCAGGGGTGCACCTGGTACAGACGGGGTTGCCCATCCGCCTGGGGGACGGGGCGCAGCTCTTTTTCAACGGGGGGTTGCCTGCGGTGGAGCCGTCCCGGCGATCCTGGGAGGAGTTGCGCCCGGTGCTGAAGGATCCCGCGAGTTGCCCTGCGGGTACGGCTTACCTGATGTACCGGGACATCTGCTGGCCGCGGGACAGGGAGCGCCTGGAGGAACACCGCTTGCGGTACGACCTCACCGTGATCCCAGCGGCGCGGGCGGGGCGGGAGCCGGTGCGCACGCACGGTCATTACCATGCCCCGGTGCCGGGGGCAGACCTCACGTATCCGGAACTTTACCAGGTGGTGCACGGGCAGGCCTGGTTCCTGTTGCAGAAGCCGGGCCGGGGAGGCGCGGACGAGGTGGTGGTGGTGAAGGCCCGCGCTGGCGACTACGTCCTGGTGCCTCCCGGGTACGGGCATGTGACCATCAACGTGGGGCCAGTGGCCCTGGTCATCGCCAACTGGGTGGAACGTCACTTCCCCTCGTCTTTTTCCGAGATGCGGGCGCGGGGCGGGGCTGCGTATCATGTGCTGCAGGGGCCGGGGGGGCTGGATCTGGTTCCCAATCCGGCCTACGGTGAGCCAGTTCCCCTCCGGGTGGTCGATGCTTTCCCCATACGCAGCCTGGCGCTGGAGGATGGCCATCCCTCCTATCCCGTGGGAGCCGGAGATCCCGCCCGGCTGGCCTTCCTGGTGGACCCCGGCCGTCACCGGGAGGTGCTGGCGCAGGCCTGGCGGGAAGGGGGTCTACTCCCCTGA
- a CDS encoding PHP domain-containing protein, translating into MASAWEGWTLAADYHTHTRFSHGQGSILDNVAAAARAGLAELGICDHGPALLFIGLRSEERLAQMRREVEEARVRYPSVKVLLGMEANVISPAGDLDISERAISRLDILLVGLHPQIRPSLWKGAWPLVWNNAVAAIARLARGRVHGRAAGGRSVRRWMGAEGRARSLNTRALVGAVRRYPVMAVTHAGLKMDVDMEELAAACAERGTAIEINSLHGYPTPEDLEVAMRYGVRFIISSDAHSPSRVGCLQAGLERARAAGIAPHLVWNARPPARAASPRGACELRGEERPSQRTR; encoded by the coding sequence GTGGCCAGTGCCTGGGAGGGGTGGACCCTGGCGGCGGACTACCACACCCACACCCGCTTCAGCCACGGCCAGGGGAGTATCCTGGACAACGTGGCTGCCGCTGCCCGGGCTGGTCTGGCCGAACTGGGGATTTGCGACCACGGGCCCGCCCTGCTATTCATCGGATTGCGGTCCGAGGAGCGCCTGGCGCAAATGCGCCGGGAGGTGGAGGAGGCCCGGGTGCGTTACCCATCGGTGAAGGTGTTGCTGGGGATGGAGGCCAACGTGATATCCCCCGCGGGTGACCTGGACATCTCCGAACGTGCCATCTCGCGGCTGGATATCCTGCTGGTGGGACTGCATCCTCAGATCCGGCCGTCCCTGTGGAAGGGAGCATGGCCCCTTGTGTGGAACAACGCGGTGGCGGCAATCGCCCGGCTCGCCCGGGGACGGGTCCACGGGCGGGCCGCGGGCGGGAGGTCTGTCCGCCGGTGGATGGGGGCGGAGGGGCGGGCACGTAGCCTGAATACCAGAGCCCTGGTAGGGGCGGTGAGGCGTTACCCGGTGATGGCGGTCACCCACGCCGGGCTGAAGATGGACGTGGACATGGAAGAGTTGGCGGCGGCATGTGCCGAACGGGGGACGGCCATCGAAATCAACAGCCTGCACGGGTATCCGACCCCGGAGGATCTGGAAGTGGCGATGCGGTACGGCGTGCGGTTCATCATTTCGTCGGATGCCCATTCACCTAGCCGGGTGGGGTGCCTGCAGGCCGGTCTGGAACGGGCGCGGGCGGCGGGGATCGCGCCCCACCTGGTGTGGAACGCGCGGCCCCCGGCCAGAGCGGCGAGCCCCCGTGGCGCGTGCGAACTGAGAGGAGAGGAGAGGCCATCGCAGAGAACCAGATGA
- the rapZ gene encoding RNase adapter RapZ — protein sequence MSQLVIITGLSGAGKSLAVRTLEDLGFFCVDNLPPELIPKFAELCQQGRLQRVALVVDIRGGEFFGEVFSALEHLEAVGLPYRIIFLEASDEVLVRRYKETRRRHPLAPHGGILEGIQEERRRLQELRGRAHIVLDTSDLSPQKLREEVMQLFAGRRRGLIVVVRTFGYKHGIPLDADLVLDVRFLPNPNYVDSLRDLDGTDPRVRDYVLRWPVSRRFLRLLGGLFRFLLPQYVAEGKTQLTVAVGCTGGRHRSVVVAEYLADFFRRLGHTVLTEHRDIGEE from the coding sequence ATGAGCCAGCTGGTGATCATCACCGGCCTTTCCGGGGCGGGCAAGTCGCTGGCGGTCCGCACACTTGAGGACCTGGGTTTTTTCTGCGTGGACAACCTGCCCCCCGAGCTAATACCCAAGTTCGCGGAGTTGTGCCAGCAGGGCAGGTTGCAGCGGGTCGCCCTGGTGGTTGACATCCGTGGCGGTGAATTCTTCGGCGAGGTCTTCTCTGCCCTTGAGCACCTTGAGGCGGTGGGCCTCCCCTATCGCATCATCTTCCTGGAAGCTTCTGACGAAGTGCTGGTACGCCGTTACAAGGAAACGAGGAGGCGGCATCCCCTCGCCCCTCACGGGGGCATTCTCGAGGGCATCCAGGAGGAGCGGCGGCGCCTGCAGGAATTGCGGGGCAGGGCTCACATCGTCCTGGACACTTCCGACCTTTCTCCCCAGAAGCTGCGCGAGGAAGTGATGCAGCTTTTCGCCGGGCGGCGGCGGGGTCTGATCGTGGTGGTGAGGACCTTCGGGTACAAGCACGGGATACCCCTCGACGCCGACCTGGTGCTCGACGTGCGCTTCTTACCCAACCCCAATTACGTGGACTCCCTGCGTGATCTGGACGGAACCGACCCCCGGGTAAGGGATTACGTCCTGCGCTGGCCGGTTTCCCGGCGCTTCCTGCGGCTCCTCGGGGGTTTGTTTCGCTTCCTCCTCCCCCAGTACGTGGCCGAGGGCAAGACCCAGCTCACAGTAGCAGTGGGATGCACCGGCGGCCGGCACCGTTCCGTGGTGGTGGCCGAGTACCTCGCGGACTTCTTTCGCCGGCTGGGCCATACCGTGCTGACGGAACACCGGGACATCGGCGAGGAGTGA
- the yvcK gene encoding uridine diphosphate-N-acetylglucosamine-binding protein YvcK, with protein sequence MAGGRRLRIVAIGGGTGLSTLLRGLKSHPVDITAIVTASDDGGSSGKLRGQLGVPPPGDIRNCLVALAEAEPLMQELFQYRFPAGSELGGHSLGNLLLAALTQLTGDFEQAVALCSGVLKIRGQVLPATRDPVVLGAELQDGSVVRGETVVTTCGPRVRRLFLEPAGAEPLPQALEALEAADAIVLGPGSLYTSVIPPLLVEGLRQAVCRTQALRIYVCNVMTQPGETDGYSASRHVEVLFGQVGAQVADVAVVNVQRPHPDLLVRYRVQGAQPVVADPEVMRSMGLRVVKGRLLQEGDWVRHHPERLARVVVGLAGGAQRRRLWQN encoded by the coding sequence ATGGCCGGCGGGCGGCGCCTGCGCATCGTGGCCATAGGTGGGGGGACGGGGCTCTCCACTCTCCTGCGGGGCCTGAAGTCTCATCCCGTTGACATCACCGCCATCGTGACCGCCTCCGACGACGGAGGCAGTTCGGGGAAGTTGCGCGGGCAATTAGGGGTGCCTCCGCCCGGTGATATCCGCAACTGCCTGGTGGCGCTGGCAGAAGCGGAGCCCCTCATGCAGGAACTGTTTCAGTACCGGTTCCCTGCCGGTTCCGAACTGGGTGGCCACAGCCTGGGGAACCTGCTCCTGGCAGCCCTGACCCAACTGACGGGGGATTTCGAGCAGGCGGTGGCCCTGTGCAGCGGGGTGCTCAAGATCAGGGGTCAGGTGCTGCCGGCCACCCGCGATCCCGTGGTGCTGGGGGCTGAGCTTCAGGACGGGAGCGTGGTGCGCGGGGAGACGGTGGTTACCACTTGCGGGCCCAGAGTGCGCCGTTTATTCCTGGAGCCGGCGGGGGCAGAACCGCTTCCCCAGGCCCTGGAGGCCCTGGAGGCGGCGGATGCCATCGTCCTGGGGCCCGGCAGCCTGTACACGAGTGTGATTCCGCCGTTGCTGGTGGAGGGTCTGCGGCAGGCGGTGTGCCGGACGCAGGCCCTGCGTATTTACGTGTGCAATGTGATGACCCAACCGGGAGAGACGGACGGGTATTCGGCCTCCCGGCACGTCGAGGTGCTGTTCGGGCAGGTGGGGGCTCAGGTGGCAGACGTGGCTGTCGTCAACGTGCAGCGCCCCCATCCCGACCTCCTGGTCCGCTACCGGGTGCAGGGAGCACAGCCGGTGGTCGCTGACCCCGAAGTTATGCGCAGCATGGGATTGCGGGTGGTGAAGGGCAGGTTGCTTCAGGAGGGCGACTGGGTGCGGCACCACCCGGAGCGCCTGGCACGGGTGGTGGTGGGTCTGGCAGGTGGTGCGCAGCGGAGGCGGTTGTGGCAGAATTAA
- the whiA gene encoding DNA-binding protein WhiA → MSFTVQVREELARVIPERSCCRRAELLALWWYGRRQGSWLVESAATARKVVRLSRGAWGAPPRVQTVRAGNHYRFLVSPPVALPALGEPESMPRAWCCRRSFLRGVFLASGWVADPGRGNHLELVFPSREAAEGVLALLQEERLPARLARRQGGYLIYLKDGEQVSRFLTLAGAYQSVMRFENVRALKEVKNLVNRLVNAETANLGKVVEASWRQVEDIRAILAAGMWDQLPRALQEVALARLRYPEVSLRELGETLQPPVGKSGVNHRLRRLHWWADRARSAGIGEGVWK, encoded by the coding sequence TTGTCCTTCACCGTTCAGGTAAGGGAAGAACTGGCGCGGGTGATACCCGAGCGCTCCTGTTGCCGGCGGGCGGAGCTCCTGGCCCTCTGGTGGTACGGCCGCCGGCAGGGCTCCTGGCTGGTGGAGAGTGCGGCCACCGCGCGTAAGGTGGTACGTCTCAGCAGGGGAGCCTGGGGCGCGCCTCCCAGGGTGCAGACGGTTCGGGCTGGGAACCATTACCGGTTCCTGGTTTCTCCGCCCGTTGCCCTGCCGGCCCTGGGAGAACCGGAGAGCATGCCCCGTGCGTGGTGCTGCCGGCGCTCTTTCCTGCGCGGCGTGTTCCTGGCATCGGGCTGGGTGGCCGACCCGGGACGGGGGAACCACCTGGAACTGGTGTTTCCTTCCCGGGAAGCAGCCGAGGGAGTGCTGGCCCTGCTCCAGGAGGAGCGTTTGCCCGCCAGGCTGGCTCGCCGGCAGGGGGGCTATCTCATTTACCTGAAAGACGGGGAGCAGGTTTCCCGCTTTCTCACCTTGGCGGGCGCGTACCAGTCTGTCATGCGTTTCGAAAACGTGCGCGCCCTGAAAGAAGTCAAGAACCTGGTGAATCGGCTTGTGAATGCGGAAACGGCCAACCTGGGCAAAGTGGTGGAAGCCTCCTGGCGGCAGGTCGAGGACATCCGGGCCATCCTTGCCGCCGGCATGTGGGACCAGCTCCCCCGTGCCCTCCAGGAAGTGGCTCTGGCGCGCCTGCGCTATCCCGAGGTGAGCCTGCGGGAACTGGGCGAGACCCTGCAGCCCCCCGTGGGGAAGTCGGGTGTGAACCACCGCCTGCGCCGGCTCCATTGGTGGGCAGACCGGGCGCGGTCAGCAGGAATCGGCGAAGGTGTATGGAAATGA
- a CDS encoding 4Fe-4S dicluster domain-containing protein, giving the protein MTKAVLDLAVGMEPGFLREVEEEAGTRVSLCYQCGKCAASCPVSFVMDLEPYQVIRLVQLGARDEVLRCRTIWLCASCTACTERCPREVDVAATMDALRALAGRYGYRPAEGPIAVFHELFLDNVRATGRLHELGLMARYKLRSGDLFSDLDVGLPMMRHGKLAPLPHRIRGIDQVRALFARVRAVEVARAGGATPGQEAPGDRAPSAADRKGGEVR; this is encoded by the coding sequence GTGACGAAAGCCGTGCTGGATCTCGCGGTGGGGATGGAGCCCGGCTTCTTGCGTGAGGTGGAGGAGGAGGCGGGAACGAGAGTATCGCTTTGCTATCAGTGTGGGAAGTGCGCCGCTTCCTGCCCGGTTTCCTTTGTGATGGACCTGGAGCCATATCAGGTTATCAGGTTGGTCCAGTTGGGTGCCCGGGACGAAGTGCTGCGTTGCCGGACCATCTGGCTGTGCGCCTCCTGTACGGCCTGCACGGAGCGTTGCCCGCGGGAGGTGGACGTGGCTGCCACCATGGATGCCCTGCGCGCGCTGGCCGGCAGGTACGGGTACCGGCCCGCCGAGGGTCCCATCGCCGTCTTCCACGAGCTTTTCCTTGACAACGTGCGCGCGACGGGCCGACTGCACGAGCTGGGACTGATGGCCCGGTACAAGTTGAGAAGCGGCGACCTCTTCTCCGACCTGGACGTGGGGCTGCCCATGATGCGCCACGGTAAGCTGGCACCTCTGCCCCACCGCATCCGCGGCATCGACCAGGTCCGGGCGCTGTTTGCCCGCGTGCGGGCCGTGGAAGTGGCCCGCGCCGGGGGTGCGACGCCGGGTCAGGAAGCGCCGGGCGACCGGGCACCATCTGCTGCCGACCGGAAAGGAGGGGAGGTACGGTGA
- a CDS encoding CoB--CoM heterodisulfide reductase iron-sulfur subunit B family protein: protein MKYAYFPGCSLSGTAREYDRSTRTVARVLGLELEDIPDWSCCGATSAHATSKLLSLALPARSLARADQMGLDVVAPCAACFNRLRTTVHAVRSDRRVRQQVQEVLGEDYGARSQVYALPDVIVNRYGLEGITARLKKTLGGMKVACYYGCLLVRPSAVMEFDDPEDPQTLDRLVRALGGEPVVWPAKTECCGASLSITRTRVVWQLAAQILTAAQKAGAEAIVVACPFCQSNLDMRQVQAQKWSGRRWNIPVYYFTQLLGVALGLPPSELGLDSHFVDPLGVLRQKALV, encoded by the coding sequence GTGAAGTACGCCTATTTCCCCGGCTGTTCCCTCTCAGGCACCGCCCGCGAGTACGACCGTTCCACCCGGACGGTGGCCCGGGTCCTGGGGCTGGAGCTGGAGGATATCCCCGACTGGTCCTGCTGCGGTGCCACTTCGGCCCACGCCACCAGCAAGTTACTCAGCCTGGCCCTACCGGCCCGCAGCCTGGCCCGGGCGGACCAGATGGGGCTGGACGTGGTGGCTCCCTGCGCGGCCTGCTTCAACCGCCTGCGCACCACCGTGCACGCCGTGCGTTCCGACCGCAGGGTGCGTCAGCAGGTGCAGGAGGTCCTGGGGGAGGATTACGGGGCTCGCTCCCAGGTGTACGCCCTCCCCGACGTGATCGTGAACCGATACGGGTTGGAGGGTATCACTGCCCGCCTGAAGAAGACGCTGGGGGGCATGAAGGTGGCCTGTTACTACGGCTGCCTGCTGGTGCGCCCGTCGGCGGTGATGGAGTTCGACGACCCCGAGGATCCCCAGACCCTGGACCGCCTGGTGCGGGCCCTGGGCGGGGAACCGGTGGTGTGGCCGGCCAAGACCGAGTGTTGCGGGGCATCCCTCAGCATTACCCGCACCCGCGTGGTCTGGCAACTGGCTGCGCAGATCCTCACCGCCGCCCAGAAGGCGGGGGCCGAGGCCATCGTGGTGGCCTGTCCCTTCTGCCAGTCCAACCTGGACATGCGCCAGGTCCAGGCCCAGAAGTGGAGCGGGCGGCGGTGGAACATCCCGGTGTACTACTTCACCCAGCTCCTGGGGGTGGCTCTAGGGCTGCCGCCCTCCGAACTGGGGCTGGACAGCCATTTCGTGGACCCTCTCGGGGTCCTGCGCCAGAAGGCGCTGGTGTGA